A stretch of the Haloplanus aerogenes genome encodes the following:
- a CDS encoding DUF7346 family protein — protein MRTVRDDEGERYLLVKRSAESSLVRDPDTGSEQYLANADLTVDDEAAALSTAAGAVPASVRRVLTATPNDRALGLLVELVDRGPVGVRTLLDAYDLCESDLHGLLAEFRAAGLIDETRVAGERGYEATETTQDAIARLRSA, from the coding sequence ATGCGAACCGTTCGGGACGACGAGGGCGAACGCTACCTGCTCGTGAAGCGGTCGGCGGAGTCGAGTCTCGTCCGCGACCCCGACACTGGGAGCGAACAGTACCTGGCGAACGCCGACCTCACCGTCGACGACGAGGCGGCGGCGCTGTCGACGGCCGCCGGCGCCGTGCCCGCGTCGGTCCGGCGGGTCCTCACCGCGACGCCCAACGACCGAGCCCTCGGCCTCCTCGTGGAACTCGTGGATCGTGGCCCCGTCGGCGTGCGGACGCTCCTCGACGCCTACGACCTCTGCGAGAGCGACCTCCACGGCCTGCTGGCGGAGTTCCGGGCGGCCGGCCTGATCGACGAGACGCGCGTGGCCGGCGAGCGTGGGTACGAGGCGACCGAGACGACGCAGGACGCCATCGCACGCCTGCGGTCGGCGTAA
- the rad50 gene encoding DNA double-strand break repair ATPase Rad50, whose translation MKFDRIRLRNFRPYADADLDLRDGVTVIHGLNGSGKSSLLEACFFALYGSKALEGTLDDVITNGTEEAEIDLHFTHADASYHVHRRLRASGERTTTADCTLEGPDATVEGARDVRAFVVDLLRMDAEAFVNCAYVRQGEVNQLINASPSQRQDVIDDLLQLGRLEEYRDRAGEARLGVEDVRTEKRGELRKVESQIEAKEERNLYGALDDLESTLADIDAKIDHYEDQREKAERTKDEAESVLEEYEEKRADLDSIEADIEELEAAIREAESEREALQERIGEARDRIAELETEVEDRLDAAGLDAATEAAVEARRAELDEREERLREERTESNASATGLRNQATNLAEKADDLANRADRRDSRAEELRAEADEAEAVAEEHEEALAELAEEAADLAARFDDAPVDRGEAADRLADLRDRRGEAGERAAELEAKLESARERVAEAEELLAAGKCPECGQPVDDAPHADPEDHRERVSELEADLTDARETVADLDDRIETLDALVEVEDRLADIESERNRLEERVTAKRETAAEKRDEADERASEADDLREQASETREVAAAKREEAEEAEARVEELTADLEALAETRERVDAVAERLDRIADLEDEIERRREQAASIAETNDERRERLAEKRERRDDLRDAVDEDAIETARERKTDAEEYLENVDAELDALAEKRDEVQTKIGGVRSEIESLESLRAERDDLAERVDALDSLHEEAERLEAMYGDLRAELRQRNVETLERLLNETFDLVYGNDAYAHLRLDGDYELSVVQKDGSELDPTQLSGGERALFNLSLRCAIYRLLAEGIDGSAPMPPLILDEPTVFLDSGHVSRLVDLVAEMRDLGVAQIVIVSHDEELVGAADDLVRVEKNPRTNRSTVSRSEPSAVTGIEAAADAGAGAGESD comes from the coding sequence GTGAAGTTCGACCGCATCCGCCTGCGGAACTTTCGCCCGTACGCGGACGCCGACCTCGATCTGCGTGACGGCGTGACCGTCATCCACGGCCTCAACGGGAGCGGGAAGTCGTCGCTGCTGGAGGCGTGTTTCTTCGCGCTCTACGGTTCGAAGGCGCTGGAGGGCACCCTCGACGACGTGATCACGAACGGCACCGAGGAAGCCGAGATCGACCTCCACTTCACCCACGCGGACGCGTCGTACCACGTCCACCGCCGTCTCCGCGCGTCGGGCGAGCGGACGACGACCGCCGACTGCACGCTGGAGGGGCCGGACGCGACGGTCGAGGGCGCACGCGACGTGCGGGCGTTCGTCGTCGACCTGCTCCGGATGGACGCGGAGGCGTTCGTCAACTGTGCGTACGTCCGGCAGGGCGAGGTGAACCAGTTGATCAACGCCTCGCCGTCCCAGCGACAGGACGTGATCGACGACCTCCTCCAGTTGGGTCGACTGGAGGAGTACCGCGACCGGGCAGGCGAGGCGCGACTCGGCGTCGAGGACGTGCGCACCGAGAAGCGGGGCGAACTCCGGAAGGTAGAGTCACAGATCGAGGCGAAAGAGGAGCGAAATCTCTACGGCGCGCTCGACGACCTCGAATCGACGCTCGCCGACATCGACGCGAAGATCGACCACTACGAGGACCAGCGCGAGAAGGCCGAACGGACGAAAGACGAGGCCGAGTCGGTGCTGGAGGAGTACGAGGAGAAACGCGCCGACCTCGACTCGATCGAAGCGGACATCGAGGAGCTGGAGGCGGCGATCCGGGAGGCCGAATCCGAGCGCGAGGCGTTACAGGAGCGGATCGGCGAGGCGCGCGACCGGATCGCGGAGTTAGAGACGGAGGTCGAGGACCGCCTCGACGCGGCGGGACTGGACGCGGCGACCGAGGCGGCCGTCGAGGCCCGCCGTGCCGAACTGGACGAGCGCGAGGAACGGCTCCGCGAGGAGCGAACCGAGTCGAACGCGTCCGCGACGGGCCTCCGCAACCAAGCGACCAACCTCGCCGAGAAGGCCGACGACCTCGCCAACCGCGCCGACCGAAGGGACTCGCGGGCCGAGGAACTCCGGGCCGAGGCCGACGAGGCCGAAGCGGTGGCCGAGGAACACGAGGAAGCCCTCGCCGAGTTGGCCGAGGAAGCCGCCGATCTGGCCGCTCGCTTCGACGACGCCCCCGTCGACCGCGGCGAGGCCGCGGATCGGCTGGCTGACCTGCGTGACCGCCGGGGCGAGGCCGGCGAGCGCGCCGCGGAACTGGAGGCCAAACTGGAGTCAGCACGGGAGCGCGTCGCCGAGGCGGAGGAGTTGCTGGCGGCCGGCAAATGTCCCGAGTGCGGTCAGCCGGTCGACGACGCACCCCACGCCGACCCCGAGGACCACCGCGAGCGAGTGTCGGAACTGGAGGCCGACCTGACCGACGCCCGCGAGACGGTCGCGGATCTCGACGACCGGATCGAAACGCTCGACGCGCTGGTCGAGGTGGAGGACCGGCTGGCCGACATCGAGAGCGAGCGGAATCGGCTAGAAGAGCGCGTGACGGCGAAACGCGAGACGGCCGCGGAGAAACGCGATGAAGCCGATGAGCGGGCGTCGGAGGCCGACGACCTGCGCGAGCAGGCGAGCGAGACGCGCGAGGTGGCGGCTGCAAAACGGGAGGAAGCCGAGGAAGCCGAGGCACGGGTCGAGGAGCTGACCGCCGACCTAGAGGCGCTCGCCGAGACGCGGGAGCGCGTCGACGCGGTCGCGGAGCGCCTCGACCGGATCGCCGACCTCGAAGACGAGATCGAGCGCCGCCGCGAACAGGCCGCGAGCATCGCGGAGACGAACGACGAGCGCCGGGAACGGCTGGCGGAGAAGCGCGAGCGCCGGGACGACCTCCGCGACGCCGTCGACGAGGACGCCATCGAGACGGCCCGCGAGCGGAAGACAGACGCCGAGGAGTATCTGGAGAACGTCGACGCGGAACTCGACGCGCTCGCCGAGAAGCGCGACGAGGTGCAGACGAAGATCGGCGGCGTTCGGAGCGAAATCGAATCGCTGGAGTCACTGCGGGCAGAGCGTGACGACCTCGCGGAGCGGGTCGACGCGCTCGACTCCCTCCACGAGGAGGCCGAACGCCTCGAGGCGATGTACGGCGACCTGCGCGCGGAACTCCGCCAGCGCAACGTCGAGACGCTCGAACGCCTCCTGAACGAGACGTTCGACCTCGTCTACGGCAACGACGCCTACGCCCACCTCCGTCTCGACGGCGACTACGAACTCTCGGTCGTCCAGAAAGACGGGAGCGAACTCGATCCGACGCAACTCTCGGGCGGCGAGCGCGCCCTGTTCAACCTCAGCCTGCGGTGTGCGATCTACCGCCTGCTGGCCGAGGGGATCGACGGATCGGCACCGATGCCGCCGCTCATCCTCGACGAGCCCACCGTCTTCCTCGATTCGGGCCACGTCTCCCGGCTGGTCGATCTGGTCGCAGAGATGCGTGATCTGGGCGTGGCACAGATCGTCATCGTCAGCCACGACGAGGAACTCGTCGGCGCAGCGGACGACCTCGTGCGCGTCGAGAAGAACCCGCGGACGAATCGCTCGACGGTGTCGCGGTCGGAGCCGTCGGCCGTCACGGGGATCGAGGCGGCGGCCGACGCGGGGGCCGGCGCCGGCGAATCCGACTAG
- the mre11 gene encoding DNA double-strand break repair protein Mre11 codes for MTRVIHTGDTHVGYRQYHSPERRQDFLDAFEAVVDDAVEQRSTGSRTESDDAVDALVHAGDLFHDRRPDLPDLLGVLSALRRLDAADVPFLAIVGNHEATRGSQWLDLFENLGLATRLGAEPTVVGDTAFYGLDHVPRSRRDDLDYDFASPPDDVGATALVAHGLFTPFAHADWDTEELLDAASVDFDAVLLGDNHVPDTAQVEGTWVTYCGSTERASADERDARGYNLVEFGPDASGDATVDIRRRSLDTRPFAFVDVELAEGEGVERVRERVREHDLSDAVAVVTITGDGDPVTPAAIEDAAVEAGALLARVTDHRAVGGDTVDDVPAVDFADPDAAVRERVREMDLSSLGRRLDETVRDDAVADSNVRERVASAVGDAVADDALDGLSTVDGGDAEDSDDADKQSVDDGRATDTEPETDVEADTDADEQVSMEDYL; via the coding sequence ATGACACGGGTGATACACACCGGCGACACCCACGTCGGGTATCGGCAGTACCACTCGCCGGAACGCCGGCAGGACTTCCTCGACGCGTTCGAGGCCGTCGTCGACGACGCCGTCGAGCAACGCTCGACGGGCAGTCGGACGGAGTCCGACGACGCTGTCGACGCACTCGTCCACGCCGGCGACCTCTTTCACGACCGTCGCCCCGACCTCCCCGACCTGCTGGGCGTTCTCTCCGCCCTCCGCCGTCTCGACGCCGCCGACGTGCCCTTCCTCGCCATCGTCGGCAACCACGAGGCGACGCGGGGGAGCCAGTGGCTCGACCTCTTCGAGAACCTCGGGCTGGCGACCCGACTCGGCGCCGAACCGACGGTCGTCGGCGACACGGCCTTCTACGGGCTGGATCACGTGCCCCGTTCCCGGCGCGACGACCTCGACTACGACTTCGCCTCGCCGCCCGACGACGTAGGTGCGACCGCGCTCGTCGCTCACGGGCTCTTCACTCCCTTCGCCCACGCCGACTGGGACACCGAAGAACTGCTCGACGCCGCTAGCGTCGACTTCGATGCGGTGTTGCTCGGCGACAACCACGTCCCCGACACGGCGCAGGTCGAGGGCACGTGGGTAACCTACTGCGGATCGACCGAACGCGCGAGCGCGGACGAACGCGACGCGCGCGGCTACAACCTCGTCGAGTTCGGCCCCGATGCGAGCGGCGACGCCACGGTCGACATCCGACGCCGGTCGCTCGACACCCGCCCCTTCGCCTTCGTCGACGTGGAGCTGGCCGAGGGCGAGGGTGTCGAACGGGTCCGCGAGCGCGTGCGCGAACACGACCTCTCGGACGCCGTCGCGGTGGTGACGATCACCGGCGACGGCGACCCCGTCACGCCTGCGGCGATCGAGGACGCGGCCGTCGAGGCGGGCGCCCTCCTCGCCCGCGTCACCGACCACCGCGCGGTCGGCGGCGACACGGTCGACGACGTTCCTGCTGTCGATTTCGCCGATCCCGACGCGGCCGTCCGCGAGCGCGTCCGCGAGATGGATCTCTCCTCGCTCGGCCGCCGGCTGGACGAGACGGTCCGCGACGACGCGGTGGCCGATTCGAACGTCCGCGAGCGGGTCGCGTCGGCCGTCGGCGACGCGGTGGCCGACGACGCGCTCGACGGTCTGTCGACGGTGGACGGCGGCGACGCCGAGGATAGCGACGACGCCGACAAGCAGTCCGTCGACGACGGGCGGGCCACGGACACGGAGCCCGAGACGGACGTGGAGGCGGACACGGACGCCGACGAACAGGTCTCCATGGAGGACTACCTGTGA
- a CDS encoding DUF5796 family protein — protein sequence MSIRSDVAPSTLPVELLEEGVQVEYLDGRTTLYRGVPQKAEETLTTAPGKEVHVLVTNPEGTEGVMMYVNDRKTHDDILESTGVGRIVLDGGEAEEIFPGVTVATPDGMRCRIQADLDVARGRVFVFVEDDWGEQSYELVEK from the coding sequence ATGAGCATTCGCAGCGACGTGGCGCCGAGTACGCTCCCGGTCGAGTTGCTGGAGGAGGGCGTGCAGGTCGAGTATCTGGACGGGCGGACGACGCTGTATCGGGGCGTCCCCCAGAAAGCCGAGGAGACGCTCACCACCGCGCCGGGCAAGGAGGTCCACGTCCTCGTGACCAACCCCGAGGGGACCGAAGGCGTGATGATGTACGTCAACGACCGCAAGACCCACGACGACATTCTGGAGTCGACCGGCGTGGGGCGAATCGTTCTCGACGGTGGCGAGGCCGAGGAGATTTTCCCGGGCGTCACCGTCGCCACGCCGGACGGGATGCGGTGTCGGATTCAGGCCGACCTCGATGTCGCACGCGGCCGCGTGTTCGTCTTCGTCGAAGACGACTGGGGCGAACAGTCCTACGAACTGGTCGAGAAGTAG
- a CDS encoding DUF7331 family protein produces the protein MSDHVDAGRWDSADARRPDHDGIDTVEAYEVEDGTVLYDAENPLAWVESSAAVPIRELA, from the coding sequence ATGTCCGACCACGTCGATGCAGGCCGGTGGGACAGTGCGGACGCTCGGCGTCCGGATCACGACGGTATCGACACCGTCGAAGCGTACGAAGTCGAAGACGGGACCGTACTCTATGACGCGGAGAACCCGCTCGCGTGGGTGGAATCCTCGGCTGCGGTGCCGATTCGCGAACTCGCGTAA
- a CDS encoding MarR family transcriptional regulator codes for MSTTEAVPRDAGSDRWADVRDLPPSAKLVAKVLDYNETLSQSQLAEETLLPPRTVRYALTRLEDEDVVESRFSFSDARKRLYSLKI; via the coding sequence ATGAGTACGACCGAGGCAGTTCCCCGTGACGCGGGATCGGATCGGTGGGCCGACGTGCGCGACCTTCCGCCGAGTGCGAAACTCGTCGCGAAGGTTCTCGACTACAACGAGACGCTGAGCCAGAGCCAGTTGGCCGAGGAGACGCTCCTGCCGCCGCGGACGGTCCGGTACGCGCTGACGCGGCTTGAAGACGAAGACGTGGTCGAATCCCGCTTCTCCTTCTCCGACGCGCGCAAGCGCCTCTACTCGCTGAAGATTTAA
- a CDS encoding DUF7322 domain-containing protein encodes MFDPWPDEPEEPNPESRWDDPERDLPRDLTPDIDEEDVDPEILETFWRSVVLANIALFGLSLGPMLVYFRGQWLWGGAAIALGAVAGLRVYHHYRAFQDRHVDGEDDDATDTAERNA; translated from the coding sequence GTGTTCGACCCGTGGCCGGACGAACCCGAGGAGCCGAACCCGGAGTCGCGCTGGGACGATCCCGAGCGTGACCTGCCACGTGATCTGACGCCCGATATCGACGAGGAAGACGTCGATCCCGAGATTCTGGAGACGTTCTGGCGGAGCGTCGTCCTCGCCAACATCGCCCTCTTCGGTCTCTCACTCGGTCCGATGCTCGTTTACTTCCGCGGCCAGTGGCTGTGGGGCGGCGCCGCCATCGCCCTCGGCGCCGTCGCTGGCCTCCGGGTGTACCACCACTACCGCGCGTTTCAGGACCGGCACGTGGACGGCGAAGACGACGACGCGACCGACACCGCCGAACGGAACGCCTGA
- a CDS encoding CDGSH iron-sulfur domain-containing protein, with the protein MAREVTHTATGPKIITPEDIDDEKGDVAICLCGLSESYPFCDGSHQQAEDEAPDERYKYVDGERRRISIQFEE; encoded by the coding sequence ATGGCACGCGAGGTCACACACACTGCGACCGGGCCGAAGATCATCACCCCCGAGGACATCGACGACGAGAAAGGCGACGTGGCGATCTGTCTGTGCGGGCTGAGCGAGTCCTACCCGTTCTGTGACGGCTCCCACCAGCAGGCCGAGGACGAGGCTCCCGACGAACGGTACAAGTACGTCGACGGGGAGCGTCGGCGGATCTCGATCCAATTCGAGGAGTAG
- a CDS encoding DUF7128 family protein, with amino-acid sequence MVTTTERDGMTWYECEICGMLFDSKEDAKQHEDNCDDDSADPSYLQ; translated from the coding sequence ATGGTGACCACGACCGAGCGGGACGGCATGACGTGGTACGAGTGTGAGATCTGTGGAATGCTCTTCGATTCCAAAGAGGACGCCAAACAACACGAGGACAACTGCGACGACGACAGCGCCGATCCGTCGTATCTGCAGTAG
- a CDS encoding adenylosuccinate synthase → MTVTIVGSQLGDEGKGALVDLWGGNADIVVRYQGGDNAGHTVVEGGEEYKLSLVPSGAIRDKVGILGNGCVVNPRTLFDELDTLRERGLDPDVRVARRAHVIMPYHRVLDGIEEEAKSDDDLEAGTTGRGIGPTYEDKVGRRGIRVGDLLDPDVLRDRLEYVVPQKRAVVEDVFGMETGEEFDIDALHEEFAAVGRRLDEEGMTVNAGDFLGNELDDGANLLFEGAQGTSIDIDHGIYPYVTSSNPTAGGASTGTGVGPTVIGQGEVVGIVKAYLSRVGTGPLPTELDGEDEDLADYIREKGGEFGTVTGRPRRIGWLDVPMLRHAARASGFTGIAVNHLDVLAGLDEVKVGDAYDLDGERLETMPATTERWADCEPILKEFEPWPEVDWAGVADEGYDALPDAARTYLDYLSDEVGAPIYAVGVGPDRAETIELVDPFEQNG, encoded by the coding sequence ATGACTGTCACCATCGTCGGATCCCAGCTCGGCGACGAGGGCAAAGGGGCCCTCGTCGACCTGTGGGGTGGGAACGCCGACATCGTGGTCCGGTACCAGGGCGGGGACAACGCCGGCCACACCGTCGTCGAGGGCGGCGAGGAGTACAAGCTCTCCTTGGTGCCGAGTGGCGCCATCCGCGACAAGGTGGGCATACTCGGCAACGGCTGTGTGGTCAACCCGCGAACGCTGTTCGACGAACTCGACACGCTCCGCGAGCGGGGACTCGACCCCGACGTGCGCGTCGCACGACGCGCGCACGTGATCATGCCGTACCACCGCGTCCTCGACGGCATCGAGGAGGAAGCCAAGAGCGACGACGATCTGGAAGCCGGCACGACGGGCCGCGGTATCGGCCCGACCTACGAGGACAAGGTCGGCCGCCGCGGGATTCGTGTCGGCGACCTGCTCGACCCCGACGTGCTCCGGGACCGACTGGAGTACGTCGTCCCGCAGAAGCGCGCGGTGGTCGAAGACGTGTTCGGCATGGAGACCGGTGAGGAGTTCGACATCGACGCCCTCCACGAGGAGTTCGCGGCCGTCGGTCGCCGGCTCGACGAGGAAGGCATGACCGTCAACGCGGGCGACTTCCTCGGAAACGAACTCGACGACGGCGCGAACCTGCTGTTCGAGGGGGCGCAGGGTACCTCCATCGACATCGACCACGGCATCTACCCCTACGTCACCTCCTCCAACCCCACCGCCGGCGGCGCGTCGACGGGGACGGGCGTCGGCCCGACGGTGATCGGACAGGGTGAGGTGGTCGGCATCGTGAAGGCCTACCTCTCCCGTGTCGGCACCGGCCCGCTTCCGACCGAACTCGACGGCGAGGACGAGGATCTGGCCGACTACATCCGCGAGAAGGGCGGCGAGTTCGGGACCGTCACCGGCCGCCCCCGGCGGATCGGATGGCTCGACGTACCGATGCTCCGCCACGCGGCCCGGGCGAGCGGCTTCACCGGCATCGCCGTCAACCACCTCGACGTGCTCGCGGGACTGGACGAGGTGAAGGTCGGCGACGCCTACGACCTCGACGGCGAGCGTCTGGAGACGATGCCCGCGACGACCGAGCGCTGGGCGGACTGCGAGCCGATCCTGAAGGAGTTCGAACCGTGGCCGGAAGTCGACTGGGCGGGCGTCGCCGACGAGGGGTACGACGCCCTGCCCGACGCCGCGCGCACGTATCTCGACTACCTGAGCGACGAGGTTGGCGCCCCCATCTACGCCGTCGGCGTCGGTCCCGACCGCGCCGAGACGATCGAACTCGTCGATCCGTTCGAGCAGAACGGATAA
- the pan1 gene encoding proteasome-activating nucleotidase Pan1, whose translation MTDTVDDVDLPYDEEAASQQEKIEALRERLDVLEGQNEEMRDKLLDANAENNKYQQKLERLTHENKKLKQSPLFVATVQEVNDEGVIIKQHGNNQEALTEVTDEMRSELEPDSRVAVNNSLSIVKRLDKETDVRARVMQVDHSPDVSYEDIGGLEQQMQEVRETVEMPLDRPEMFEQVGIEPPSGVLLHGPPGTGKTMLAKAVANQTDATFIKMAGSELVHKFIGEGAKLVRDLFEVARENEPAVLFIDEIDAIASKRTDSKTSGDAEVQRTMMQLLSEMDGFEERGDIRIIAATNRFDMLDPAILRPGRFDRLIEVPKPDEAGREIIFKIHTRDMNVNDDVDFEELADMADDASGADIKAICTEAGMFAIRDDRTEIYMDDFVSAWEKIRAESTDDTASRAFA comes from the coding sequence ATGACCGACACTGTGGACGATGTCGACCTCCCGTACGACGAGGAGGCGGCGTCGCAGCAGGAAAAAATCGAGGCCCTCCGCGAGCGGCTCGATGTCTTGGAGGGACAGAACGAGGAGATGCGCGACAAGCTGCTGGACGCGAACGCTGAAAACAACAAGTACCAGCAGAAGCTCGAACGACTGACTCACGAGAACAAGAAGCTCAAGCAGTCGCCCCTGTTCGTCGCGACGGTGCAGGAAGTGAACGACGAGGGCGTCATCATCAAACAGCACGGCAACAACCAGGAGGCGCTGACCGAAGTCACCGACGAGATGCGGTCGGAACTCGAACCCGACTCCCGCGTCGCGGTGAACAACTCCCTCTCTATCGTCAAGCGCCTCGACAAGGAGACGGACGTGCGGGCCCGCGTGATGCAGGTCGACCACAGTCCCGACGTGAGCTACGAGGACATCGGCGGCCTCGAACAACAGATGCAGGAGGTGCGCGAGACGGTCGAGATGCCGCTCGACCGCCCCGAGATGTTCGAACAGGTCGGTATCGAACCGCCGTCGGGCGTCCTCCTCCACGGCCCGCCGGGGACCGGGAAGACGATGCTCGCGAAGGCCGTCGCCAACCAGACCGACGCCACCTTCATCAAGATGGCCGGCTCCGAACTCGTCCACAAGTTCATCGGGGAGGGCGCGAAACTCGTCCGCGACCTCTTCGAGGTGGCCCGCGAGAACGAGCCCGCCGTCCTCTTCATCGACGAAATCGACGCCATCGCGTCGAAGCGGACGGATTCGAAGACCTCCGGCGACGCCGAGGTCCAGCGGACGATGATGCAACTCCTCTCCGAGATGGACGGCTTCGAGGAGCGCGGCGACATCCGCATCATCGCGGCGACCAACCGCTTCGACATGCTCGATCCCGCGATCCTCCGCCCGGGCCGGTTCGACCGCCTCATCGAGGTGCCCAAGCCCGACGAGGCAGGGCGTGAGATCATCTTCAAGATCCACACCCGCGACATGAACGTCAACGACGACGTGGACTTCGAGGAACTGGCCGACATGGCCGACGACGCCTCCGGCGCCGACATCAAGGCCATCTGCACCGAGGCCGGGATGTTCGCCATCCGCGACGACCGCACCGAGATCTACATGGACGACTTCGTCTCGGCGTGGGAGAAGATCCGCGCCGAATCGACCGACGACACTGCATCCCGCGCGTTCGCGTAG
- a CDS encoding DUF7527 domain-containing protein yields MDGEILDAVTEWGTRPVSDGVSGLYELADESFSGAVTDGTAWAFVLNGRFVGIFDGDIDDFEDASLTAHTAPDLSLPLLYAMQARGGEVRGQYYSNDTPLAEIDDTLSSGNFVGYVELSENVLSGDYYVVYYGGRSLPVAFVGNNRRLLSGDEAFERAADEVGIYSVVDADIEVVELPERPDSAPEPDDSDTAVAVASDAGTETDDTSTSEETSTPKSDAANDGVEAAGDGSDTATPDAEFSELDMTGATEQPSSSSDTDVTVDATDEDESSDGASTEPEADSDDVATEDADTDDTSPAAETAGDSETETETATDIDSDELDRLRQELDDVRTAKAELEAERDRIAAERDDYREEVDRLRERVETLEDEIERLEADADATPTSTLDTDEALAGTNLFVRYENKADGTLERAAEGRISEEDLRKNLRLDYHTGFESEGVQVDGRPFESFLRDTTEHQFALWLLTSVTYDIRRTDTRADLSKLYDAIEEVDRIDLDGEIDVTVEDGQGETEATTVTFDVVFRDKMGNPLFAASFDNSRDPTHAETIRSLLDGAQSVSEAVPSFAAAFVVTTSFFDADAMEVAVDATRGGLFSRSSRKSYVKLSRKSGFHLCLVEARDGDFSLTVPDL; encoded by the coding sequence ATGGACGGCGAGATTCTCGACGCGGTGACCGAGTGGGGAACCCGCCCCGTCTCGGATGGCGTCAGTGGGCTGTACGAGCTGGCCGACGAGTCGTTTTCGGGCGCCGTCACCGACGGGACGGCGTGGGCGTTCGTCCTCAACGGTCGCTTCGTCGGGATCTTCGACGGCGACATCGACGACTTCGAGGACGCCTCGCTGACCGCTCACACGGCACCCGACCTGTCGCTGCCGCTCCTCTACGCCATGCAGGCCCGCGGGGGCGAGGTGCGGGGGCAGTACTACTCGAACGACACCCCGCTCGCCGAGATCGACGACACCCTCTCGTCGGGCAACTTCGTCGGCTACGTCGAACTCTCCGAGAACGTGCTCTCGGGCGACTACTACGTCGTCTACTACGGTGGCCGGTCGCTCCCCGTGGCGTTCGTGGGGAACAACCGCCGCCTGCTCTCCGGCGACGAGGCGTTCGAACGCGCCGCCGACGAGGTGGGCATCTACTCCGTCGTCGACGCCGATATCGAGGTGGTGGAGTTGCCGGAACGGCCGGACTCGGCGCCCGAACCGGACGACAGCGACACCGCCGTCGCTGTCGCATCCGACGCCGGAACCGAGACCGACGACACGTCGACTTCGGAGGAGACATCGACCCCGAAATCGGACGCCGCGAACGACGGCGTCGAGGCGGCCGGCGACGGGTCGGACACGGCGACGCCGGACGCCGAGTTCAGCGAACTGGACATGACGGGAGCCACCGAGCAGCCGTCGTCGTCGAGCGATACGGACGTGACGGTCGACGCGACCGACGAGGACGAGTCGTCCGATGGCGCGTCGACCGAACCGGAAGCCGACAGCGACGATGTCGCTACCGAGGATGCCGACACCGACGACACGTCGCCGGCCGCCGAGACCGCTGGCGACTCGGAGACGGAGACGGAGACGGCGACCGACATCGACAGCGACGAACTCGACCGCCTCCGGCAGGAACTCGACGACGTTCGGACCGCGAAAGCGGAGCTAGAGGCAGAGCGCGACCGGATCGCGGCCGAACGCGACGACTACCGCGAGGAGGTCGACCGCCTCCGCGAGCGGGTCGAGACGCTGGAAGACGAGATCGAACGGCTCGAAGCCGACGCGGACGCCACGCCCACATCGACGCTCGATACCGACGAGGCACTCGCGGGGACGAACCTGTTCGTCCGCTACGAGAACAAGGCGGACGGCACGCTCGAACGCGCCGCCGAGGGACGCATCTCGGAGGAGGACCTCCGCAAGAACCTCCGTCTCGACTACCACACCGGATTCGAGAGCGAGGGGGTACAGGTCGACGGCCGGCCGTTCGAGTCGTTCCTCCGGGACACGACGGAACACCAGTTCGCGCTGTGGCTGTTGACCTCGGTGACATACGATATCCGGCGGACCGACACCCGCGCGGACCTGTCGAAACTGTACGACGCCATCGAGGAGGTCGACCGGATCGACCTCGATGGCGAGATCGACGTGACCGTCGAAGACGGTCAGGGCGAGACGGAGGCGACCACGGTGACGTTCGATGTGGTGTTTCGAGACAAGATGGGGAATCCGCTGTTCGCAGCGTCGTTCGATAACTCGCGCGATCCGACCCACGCGGAGACGATCCGATCGCTGCTCGACGGGGCGCAGTCGGTGAGTGAGGCGGTGCCCTCCTTTGCCGCCGCGTTCGTCGTGACGACGAGTTTCTTCGACGCCGACGCGATGGAAGTCGCAGTCGACGCCACCCGGGGCGGCCTGTTCAGTCGGAGTTCGCGGAAGAGCTACGTGAAACTCTCACGTAAGTCCGGGTTCCATCTCTGTCTGGTCGAGGCACGAGACGGGGACTTCTCCTTGACCGTCCCGGATCTCTAG